A genome region from Bombilactobacillus bombi includes the following:
- a CDS encoding DUF1934 domain-containing protein has product MTQRQTQNVQIQLAIQTTQDGHTDNYAITEVGQAVKIGSQLYLRYQESNSHQKIKVLFKVSEDNLLTIKRSVDAQVPTKLVFNRQKDQLIDYPTAYGNLSLVTHTHKMRLLISQAPISGKIELDYSLSSQNNLVADYKLRLIFK; this is encoded by the coding sequence ATGACGCAGCGGCAAACTCAAAATGTCCAAATACAGTTAGCCATTCAAACAACTCAAGATGGTCATACAGATAATTATGCGATTACAGAGGTTGGGCAAGCAGTTAAGATTGGTTCGCAATTATATTTACGTTATCAAGAATCTAATTCTCATCAAAAAATTAAAGTACTTTTTAAAGTTTCAGAGGATAATTTATTGACAATCAAGCGTTCAGTTGATGCGCAAGTGCCTACCAAATTAGTTTTTAATCGTCAAAAAGATCAGCTTATTGATTATCCTACAGCTTATGGCAATTTATCTTTAGTTACACATACTCATAAAATGCGGCTTTTAATTTCTCAAGCCCCAATTTCTGGTAAAATTGAATTAGATTATTCTTTAAGCAGCCAAAATAATTTAGTGGCAGATTATAAGTTAAGATTGATTTTTAAGTGA
- a CDS encoding lipoate--protein ligase family protein: MTKKAWIYDYNYQNQIELANIFPETNYLLQLCSNKQQPILHFWQTLPTVILGLQDKHLADLPAGISLLHDFHYHAFIRNSGGLAVISEPGILNISFFIPQKTSLTIDQAYQQAFDYLQAAFGELNLEHYQVEHSYCPGDYDIVVQGQKIGGIAQRRQHEAVVVMIYLSVNGNQPARGQLLQQFYQAANTTHNDTYPLIWPETMANIQDFLSTPITVNDCKKRLLAAYKATPVDLQVLTPQLLKQQPDFQAIINKEHAKQQRLNKVILEENN, translated from the coding sequence ATGACAAAAAAAGCTTGGATTTATGATTATAATTATCAAAATCAAATAGAATTAGCAAACATCTTCCCGGAAACTAATTATTTATTACAGTTATGCAGTAACAAGCAGCAACCCATTTTACATTTTTGGCAGACATTGCCAACAGTTATTTTAGGACTGCAAGACAAACACTTAGCTGATTTACCAGCAGGTATTAGTTTATTGCATGATTTTCACTATCATGCCTTTATTCGTAATTCAGGTGGATTGGCCGTTATTAGCGAACCAGGAATTTTAAATATCAGTTTTTTTATTCCCCAAAAAACATCTCTCACCATTGATCAAGCTTACCAACAAGCGTTTGATTATTTACAAGCAGCTTTTGGTGAACTTAATTTAGAACATTATCAAGTAGAACATTCTTATTGTCCAGGAGATTATGATATTGTTGTTCAGGGACAAAAAATTGGCGGGATTGCGCAAAGACGCCAACATGAAGCTGTCGTTGTAATGATTTATTTATCCGTTAACGGCAATCAACCAGCCCGTGGTCAATTATTACAACAATTTTATCAAGCGGCTAATACAACTCATAATGATACCTACCCTCTAATTTGGCCCGAAACTATGGCCAATATTCAAGATTTTTTATCAACACCAATTACCGTTAATGATTGTAAAAAACGACTACTGGCGGCTTATAAAGCTACACCAGTAGATTTACAAGTATTAACACCACAACTACTTAAACAACAGCCTGACTTTCAAGCTATCATAAATAAAGAACACGCCAAACAACAACGTCTAAATAAGGTTATTTTGGAGGAAAATAATTAA